The Schistocerca nitens isolate TAMUIC-IGC-003100 chromosome 6, iqSchNite1.1, whole genome shotgun sequence DNA segment tgctaccacattcacttgttggtcataatagtcttCATACGAAAGTTCACTCTGAGTGGAGTTCGGAAACAGTTTGTTTATAAGgcagaacactgcacttcctactgttgagAAAAAGTAACGGCTTTTTACAGTACCTGGTATGATGCGAGCAAATGTGTGGGATTCAAACTGTAGCAAACAACCGGGGCCATTCCTCTTCTTATTCATAAGACTGGCGAAAAGGCAGTATAGCAACTGTAGTAGGTGGTGCTTGTTCCATAGAGCATGCAGCATCGGCCAGTAGTTGCTGCACCTTGTTGGGCAGTGTCACTACTTGCcgagtctggaactgaaacatacGCATTAGCAGTGTTCCATCTAATGCTGGCCGCTGTGGCGtctgagcaggggggggggggggggggggggcgatagatGGGAGATAGGGTGGGACATTTTGGAAGAGACAgatgcaagaaacagacaaggcatggaaaaaaagtacaaaagcaaagaaaatttctgcaacgtaaACCTagaaatactgattagcaaaagagactgttaaagcaagtaaacgcaCCTGCAAAGaagagacaagagagaattaaggcgctaGAAAATCGCAAAAGGGAATTCCATGGCTGCCAGGCACTGGGATCTTCTCATAATTCGTTGCCAATATGGGATCCTGCCTACTCGTGTAACATAGGGTGCCAAGGAAGctattttctcggatagctagacaatacACAAGCAAATCATAGTAATGGAGTTTATTAtggtaattgaattgacaatacttaactttgcctttttcacaatgaagtgtcgcaagcaactggcgacatccaaataatcaatgtccttcgatatatacaatttccatgcaagcaattgatatacactcctggaaatggaaaaaagaacacattgacaccggtgtgtcagacccaccatacttgctccggacactgcgagagggctgtacaagcaatgatcacacgcacggcacagcggacacaccaggaaccgcggtgttggccgtcgaatggcgctagctgcgcagcatttgtgcaccgccgccgccagtgtcagccagtttgccgtggcatacggagctccatcgcagtctttaacactggtagcatgccgcgacagcgtggacgtgaaccgtatgtgcagttgacggactttgagcgagggcgtatagtgggcatgcgggaggccgggtggacgtaccgccgaattgctcaacacgtggggcgtgaggtctccacagtacatcgatgttgtcgccagtggtcggcggaaggtgcacgtgcccgtcgacctgggaccggaccgcagcgacgcacggatgcacgccaagaccgtaggatcctacgcagtgccgtaggggaccgcaccgccacttcccagcaaattagggacactgttgctcctggggtatcggcgaggaccattcgcaaccgtctccatgaagctgggctacggtcccacacaccgttaggccggcttccgctcacgccccaacatcgtgcagcccgcctccagtggtgtcgcgacaggcgtgaatggagggacgaatggagacgtgtcgtcttcagcgatgagagtcgcttctgccttggtgccaatgatggtcgtatgcgtgtttggcgccgtgcaggtgagcgccacaatcaggactgcatacgaccgaggcacacagggccaacacccggcatcatggtgtggggagcgatctcctacactggctgtacaccactggtgatcgtcgaggggacactgaatagtgcacggtacatccaaaccgtcatcgaacccatcgttctaccattcctagaccggcaagggaacttgctgttccaacaggacaatgcacgtccgcatgtatcccgtgccacccaacgtgctctagaaggtgtaagtcaactaccctggccagcaagatctccggatctgtcccccattgagcatgtttgggactggatgaagcgtcgtctcacgcggtctgcacgtccagcacgaacgctggtccaactgaggcgccaggtggaaatggcatggcaagccgttccacaggactacatccagcatctctacgatcgtctccatgggagaatagcagcccgcattgctgcgaaaggtggatatacactgtactagtgccgacattgtgcatgctctgttgcctgtgtctatgtgcctgtggttctgtcagtgtgatcatgtgatgtatctgaccccaggaatgtgtcaataaagtttccccttcctgggacaatgaattcacggtgttcttatttcaatttccaggagtgtagatcacaagTCTCAGCTAAACAGTTACGATGCCATCTCGTCTTCTGGTGCGGCTCTTCTAGTGCCTGTCTTCAAACGCAGCTcttcaagttttttttctttattgttattttgacaccttatacaaaaggtgggccagcagcggcaatattacgccgctcttcagccacagtcaGTACAAAGAGAAACAATGGGAGACACAGAAAAACAtaacataatggtggacaaaaaacagtagacacatgagtaaAAAACACAGAGCCGTTCATAggtgtagaaaaaaataaaaaaagcggtcagcactgtacacgaacactgatgactgagataacacacgtgaacgatggagcgtggtgtggtgaaaacactgaagcacgaacacgacggcacacacacagaaccgatggcgatgtTCTCCAGTGGgcgaatgttcacttgacgtgtgcgagtctggggacctgccaaaaggggaaaaagtgggggaggagggagaggggagagtgtagatgccagtagcagtggaggtgggagggggaggaaagaaggttaGGGGGTAGGAGAAGCCCGgggtgaggagggagggaggaagaaaggagggagagaggggagagagggtgccctaaggaaacaCAGGGAGGGgatagggaggatcaaagttgataggaggtgtagatggaggggacgagggcatcatcaggaagggggagttggtggaagccaccttgggagagggtatggacagtggagagatggagagcaggtgggatgcggGAAGAAGGCACGGTAGcagatgggggtgggagaggatgggagagacaagcgggtgagggggatcaagtttacaggaggtttagaggatctgtatccgttcgaggaaaaggaggaggtgtgggaacggaataaggtcatacaggatctgcatgggggaggggagacggatgtgataggcaaggcagagagcatggcattctaggattggatgggatttgtaaaaggtaggaggggcggagatccaggcagagtgggcatagcagaggatagggcggatgagggatttataggtgtggaggatggtgaaggggtccagacccatgtgcggccagaaaggagcttgagaagatggagtcgggagtgtgccttggcttggattgtccggagatgggggatcCAGAAAAGGCAATGGTCAAGGGTGACGTGAAGGTACTTaatggtgggggtgagggcgataggacagccataaatggtgatatagaaatcgaggagactgaaggaaggggtgcttttgcctacaatgatcgcctgggtcttagaacgattgaccttgagcaaccactggttgcaccaagtggtgaaccggtcaagatgggattggagaaggtgttgggagtgttgcagggtgggggcagggGCAAGGAAgacagtgtcatcggcgtactggagaaggtggacggggggtgaaggcggcggcatctccgccgtatacagaaggtagagaagaggggagaggacagaatcttggggcacactggcagagggtTAGAAAGTGTAGGAATCCATGtcgtggatggtgacataggaaggaagtTGAGAAAAAAAGGACCCGATCAGATGGActtagttgataggaagggcgaaggtttggagcttgaagaggagaccggaatgccatacacggtcgtaagcacgctcaaggtcgagggagaggaagatggcggatcgacgggagttgagctgttcggagaggaggcTCTTCAagttgtctttttgtttttttattattattattgaatttcgattcccccagaAGTGGgccggctggcagcagcttagtatgccgctcttcagcctacagactttgttttaaaaaggtgaagataatacacaataaaaaacaggcgataaaatcgaagacttaaagggtaacatggcgaaaaaaaaatcgtggaacttaaaacatagaacaaagggatgatgatgctaataaaaatacatacgaagcagacaggtaaaataatagacagacaattaaaaaaaacacggtgacagtctgatttctgttcgcaaaggacataaaattcacacccagcgacagcatggtttttgTTCGCAACACGGGAAAAGATGAAACAACACTGAATATTCACTGGAATGCTGCgctaaaatatgacataccacagccgagagcacgtggggggaaactggacagatgaggggaagataaaaaaggggggaaggtgaggaaaagcgaaggggggaggggggaaaggagccaatggaggatgaggacccatgaGAGGGGCGAGAGGTGCTGGGTAGACACGACAGGGAGTGGAGAAGGCCGAGGATGGGAATACAAAGGGActcagggtgggggtgggggcgggggaggtagggagaggttaggcgaGGAGAAATGCAGGATGGAAGGGggcaagagggagcccagggaaaggagggggtgaggatcagagttgataggagggataaatggagggagagtgggcatcatccgggaggggcagttgatggaagccaccttgggaaaggagatgaagggtgtagagatggagggtagggggtacacaacagtgaagacgtggcagggggtggggatgggagaggagggagCAACcaggggggtgagggggatcaaggcggcgggaggtgtagagtatgcggatatgtttgaggaataggagcagatgtgggaaaggaatcaggtcatagaggatccgcgtgggggatgggaggcatatacggaaggcaaggcagagtgcatgacgctcaaggatctggagggacttataaaatttgggggggggggcagatatccaggcgggattggcataatagagaatgggatagattaaggatttgtaggtgtggaggatggtagagaggtgcaacccccatgtccggccagaaaggagtttgaggagtcggaggcagttgtgggctttggattggatggagcgtagatgagggatccaggtgaggtgatggtcaatggtgaggccaaggtaggtgagggtgggggtgaggcggacaggacgggtgcagacggtaagggagaaatccaggagccggaaggagcgagtggtaagacctacgatgattgcctgggtcttggaaggattgattttcaggagccactggttacaccatgtggcaaaaaggtcaaagtGATTCTGGAGAAGACGTTGGGACAATTGGAGGGTAGTAGCGAAGGCGAGGAAtgtagtgtcatcagcatattgcaagaggtgtactggtgggggggggggttggggcatatctgccatgtacaggaggtagaggagaggggagaggacagagccctggggaacacctgcagaggggtagaaggtgtgggaattggcagtatggatggtaacataggaggggcggcgggagaggaaggaggccatcaggcggatgtagttgacaggaagggcgtaggtttggagtttaaacaggagaccaggatgccagacacggtcggccgtaggccttttcgaggtcgagggagacaaaaatggcgtagcgaggggagttaagctggagggagaggagatgagtggggcggaggagttggtcatcggcagagaaggaaggtcgaaagccacattgggtgtcggggaggaggtgattttggcggaggtggtgatggatgtgccaggaaaggatggattccaagagcttgctgaacaccgatgtgagacagataggacgataggaagaggcatcagatggaggcttgttgggtttggcgaatgtcaggatacgggaggttttccacaggtcaggatagaagccagtggcaaggatgacgttgtagagggtggcaaggactgaaaggaaggagggagggcagtgtttgaggtggcggtaggtaatgcagtcgtggccgggagcagtgttgcgtttagtgcggagtgtgaggctgatgtcctgtgtagtgatgggagtgttaagttcagatggtggtgtgtggcccaagtactggaagctgtagtgatgggagtgttaagttcagatggtggtgtgtggcccaagtactggaagctaggagcaagggaggaacagaggtattcgtgcGGTCCAttacgtcagggaagagggaataatcaaagtggggatcatctgggatggaaaaaacatctgagaggtgagaggcaaagtggttggccttctgaggttgtcaggaaagggacgatcatcaaggaggagagggtactggggggtggggcggttcccagtaaggcggtggaaagcagaccaatactggGTAGAGtatatggggagcgtggtgttgtgtacatgtctggcgccaggaacggcgtttcttcacagtaagcaggttgcggatgtgtcattgtaattgccggtggcgggtaagtgtatcccggtcacgagtgcggagaaaagagcggtagaggcggcaggACTCTCTCAGGAGAAGGaaggcctgtggaggcagggtggggcggtgagggtggatggctttggtggggatatgggtggcgatggcgtcagacaagatctggtgcaggaaggcagcagtgcgagagatgtcatcaggagattggaagGTAAAGTCGTGGCCATCAACcagggtgtgaatggagtcctggtaggcatcccagttggcacgggagtaatcatggacaagtttaggagagaTGTCGGGGCAAGGAGCGTGACGGGgagggcgaccattagagatagtgaggagaccaggagcatggtcactgccaatgaggtcaaggacatctgtggcgatgcgcccaaggaggttgggagaggcaaggaccacatcaggagtggtgttggattcgggtcgggtgtgctgagggaggggaaccaggtctccctggaggatGGTGATAAACCaatgccaccgctggaggttggcaggatcacggctgtagatattgaggtcagcggcaatcacgtaggtggagaaggtgcggtcaatgtgggccaggaaatcgtatgggatgggggtgcgagggcggacataaatggtggtacAGGTGATggcaagggtggggaagaagaggctgagggtgagatgctcggtaggagtgttaaggagaggttggggctggacagggaggtgcttgaggtggcctatagcaactctgcCACACACCAGAGGGTACAGGTTATCGGtgtggtgaagggtgtaaggagctgtggagatggagatacggagttgaaggaaggtttcatttaggaccaaggcatccatgcggtgctgACGAAGGGTGTGGagtaagaggagtttgtggacggGCAGAGAGCgaatattgtggtacaggatatggtagggttgttgtaccatggcagaggagagttagacgagggtggtgaggggggtgaaggtgaagtgggcctggttgtggtagtatgtggcataggtggtaagatggaagatggaacgggcagcaaaggcgatttgggaaagggtgtgggagcgctggaaggggaggatgttttggagcacaacggtgatgaaatggatgatgtcctctgcagtaggtggagggcggagcgagttgttgggatggagggggtcatcaacaggacggacagggacggtgagctcaggggtgactggaggaggtttcgctttacacttcgaggagtaggtaggatggggttagttacaggtgttgcaggaggggggagaggtgaggttgggtcAGTtgttgaggaagtgggaagctttgcagtggggacaagtaggggggttcttgcaggcagaggtaacatggTCGTTGTATGTGAGGCAGcgttggcagtggtaggattggactggggaacaggaggggtccaccttataACGGCGATTGTAGATGAAGGCTCCCtcagtgaggaggcggtcaatgaaGGAGGAGGATTCAGTGAATATTCGCACGAGATAAgttggcccggcatcattgaagatgcgacgggccgagcggatttcgatGTTGGGccaggagttgagttccgccaacacttcAGCCTCTGTGACCACGGGACTAAGCTTTGTGATCACGGCGGTGAAGGTTGTCGGACGTCGTGGAGGTTGAGGCTGacagggagaggacggggtgtggtagggggtgagggttgcacattggccaaattggatacgtggGATacaggagaggagatcggtgtggaaggaagcattggggtaTTTAATGACAGggtggagagggggctgggggaTGGGTTGTAGGGGGATGGGTTGTAGGGGGATGGCGGGGGGCagtaccaccctgagcagcggatgacgcagagggagggggcgtgggtgtcacagagactgtggaatgtcgagccgaaatccgtgctggcttggagcttgtcagaggcggtgcagggagcggcggaaagtcggtagatgtcgatggggcgacagtgataagGGAGGGCGAGTTGGGAGTAGTTACAGCCGAAAATGGcacaggggtggggtggacagggagagaaggaaggacgggaagggggatggaggatgagctccatgtgatggtggttggagcagcggagggagaggtgaaaatgatagtggtggtgggttgggacatggtggcgtcgcgcgagaggggggggggggcgaagacggcggcggcggcggcggcgagcaccggcaggtggcgaccaggcggcggcggcggggaggaccggacggcgagcagtagtgatgGCGTGCAGACAACACGGGCAAGGAAAGGGTgaggctcttccacgtcgaagatatatcctgagagtagcccaggcagtgcgagtcctcgatgaggaagtaaCAGAATCCAACCCTCGAAATGGCTCTTCAAGTGCcgagtggcgcttatattctcttcgtataggtgccgctcctatcttggtgcggtcctagtcagcgtactattggctcacATCGTATCACAGCCTTCTTGGTTGTTCTGctccaggccgacgtgccggcgcttgatgttacacCGGGAAAGATATAATTTCCGCACTATTTAGTACTGAGCAAAACATAAATAACTCGTGTAATCGTTACAAGCGTACAGAACGTACCCTTATTTATTGTCCTTGGGGCGTACTAACTCTTCTTGCTTCCAGGGGCAGTGACCTTGCTTTTCTCCTGTCAGAGAAGCTACGCCACCACAAGCCGCAATAATTGCTTCCCAGGTTTCCATAGAATTTTACTAATTGCGCTTGCTGATATTATCTATACAGAATTATTGTAAACTTCGAGCATTCGAGTTACCTGCCTGTCACCAGAAATTTCAGAGTTACTCCTAATCTCTTACCGACTGAGATTGACTCTCTCATTAATGTATTCTGCTTCTGTGTTTTCTCTTTTATCAAAATTAGTAACTTTTATAATACAGGACTCATCGGCAAATAATTTATGAAACATTTCGCGTCAGTGGTTCTGATTTCACGCGGTAAATTAACATGTTACCAGTCGCCCCTTTTTTCAACCGCTCTTGGATACATTCCTTCTTTTTCGTTCTTTTCTGTTGCTTGCAAGCAGTAGCTAATGTAACTGCAGCACACACTATCTTTTGTGTGTTCTACATCTTAACCTTGTTGCGCTGCGTTGTCAACTGACAGCTTTTCTCAACATTAGTGATAGTGCTTCAATTACTGTCAATTAATACTGAACGTTTGCACGCCGCTGACGCTCAATGTGGTATATGTAGTGATCGAAACTCACTGGATTATTTCTTCCTGTTTGATGAGCTTTGCACGAGGTGTGTTATTCAGTATTCACTCATCACTGTCGACGGCACTCTGTTATGATCTAATGCTGATGGGGAAACATGGTTAAATACAAAGAAGTGCCTATATATACAGACGTTACTCCTGAATTATTTATTAATTCCATATGGAACAGACGTGAACCGGCATTATTGCGTGGAATTGACATCGGTGAATGTACCGCTAAATGGACTACTGAATATTTATCGGAAAAAATTGGTGCGCTCGATGTAAAAGTTCATGTCAGCCAAcatgaaaagttggatttcataaataaaaacttcgtaTACAAAACATTACCTTTCAATGAACTTTTAGAAAGAGTGTCAGGTACAAGTAAGGCTTTCTTTCTGAGTCCGAACGAGTATTATTATTTGAGATCTCTTGGACTTGATCCTAGAGGCCGTGAAATTGCCGATATTCGAAAGCAGTTTCCATTTATTGCTGCTGATCTAAAAATTCCTCATTTCTTTAAAGATGAGGCATTCTTTTCTAGTGTACTTCGgattggttcaaaaaatgttcagttgTGGACACATTATGATGTCATGGATAATATCCTTATACAAGTTCGTGGCCGGAAAAGAATTGCCTTGTTTAAACCATCAGAAGCTTTAAGCATGTACTTGGTGGGTGATAAATCGCGAGTATTGGATATTGACAATCCTGACGCCTCAGAGTTCCCAAAGTTTTCCAGTGTTCTTAGACACGAATGCATTATGGAATCAGGAGATATTATTTTTATTCCAGCACTTTGGTTTCACAATACATTAGCATTAGACAATGGGATTGCAGTAAATGTGTTCTGGAAACATTTGCCAGAAGAACTGTATGATAAGAAAGATGTATATGGAAATAAAGACCACATTCCTGCAGCAAGGGTAAGAGTGTTTGAAACATGTATTTAATCAGCATCAGTTTGTTATCATTAAGATAAAGTAGGGATGCAGATATAGGAATTTCTATTACTTGACTATTTTGCAGGCCATACAGATGACTGAGAATGCCACAAAATTATTGGAAACTTTGCCTGGTGAATACAGGGATTTCTACTGCAGGAGAATGATAGCCATT contains these protein-coding regions:
- the LOC126262515 gene encoding tRNA wybutosine-synthesizing protein 5-like, which encodes MVKYKEVPIYTDVTPELFINSIWNRREPALLRGIDIGECTAKWTTEYLSEKIGALDVKVHVSQHEKLDFINKNFVYKTLPFNELLERVSGTSKAFFLSPNEYYYLRSLGLDPRGREIADIRKQFPFIAADLKIPHFFKDEAFFSSVLRIGSKNVQLWTHYDVMDNILIQVRGRKRIALFKPSEALSMYLVGDKSRVLDIDNPDASEFPKFSSVLRHECIMESGDIIFIPALWFHNTLALDNGIAVNVFWKHLPEELYDKKDVYGNKDHIPAARAIQMTENATKLLETLPGEYRDFYCRRMIAILENKLCGQEDKI